Proteins from a genomic interval of Bradyrhizobium sp. G127:
- a CDS encoding cell cycle histidine kinase CckA, with the protein MITDTDGDLRSTFAAAHEPTRRSGSILLVLLVAGAIIAAAVAFMTLGRSQAQPYILVLLALLAMVGLFTLFAFAAGIVTFADRLAEDPITRPIADHAFDGLAVTDSRGHIVYANTAYLALTGASGPNDVRPVERVFIGNPDVSEAVFRLLKAAREGKRQQEEVRVAGADNAHGRWLRMRVRPLGAEKRQSKFAVWSVADITRDRERQEDVFQELQHAIEYLDHAPCGFFSVNAAGELVYVNATLANWLDYDLAEIGSGGLKVADIMSGDGAALLTSIVPEPGEVKTEVFDLDLRIRNGKTMPVRLYHKLAFGADGAPGASRTLVINRARDDHSDPQRAAEVRFMRFFDHTPMAIATVDKSGNVVRANARFAKLTQSLSPASSASKSIFAVVNERERGELVAAITRAADGQGDIPPVEAMLDSTRERWGQFFVTSVEQNAGDAEAAIVYLLETTEKRTLENSFAQSQKMQAVGQLAGGIAHDFNNVLSAIMMANDFLLNAHKPTDPSFQDIMQIKQNANRAAALVRQLLAFSRKQTLRPQVLDIGDVLSDVNVLLKRLVGEKVKPEFVYGRDLWPVKADLSQFEQVIVNLAVNARDAMPDGGKLTIRTANVSAKDVERAEYKGMPAADYVSIEVTDTGSGIPADIVDKIFEPFFSTKEVGKGTGLGLSTVYGIVKQTGGFIYVDSVPDRGTTFRIFLPRHYPEAEAVPEVTAASEAAAPAAAKPKAPDLTGHGTILLVEDEDGLRSLNARGLRSRGYTVIEAGNGVEALEALEREEGAVDLVVSDVVMPEMDGPTMLTEMRKRNPDLRIIFVSGYAEDAFEKSLPENQQFNFLPKPFTLSQLVAAVKETMSAGS; encoded by the coding sequence ATGATAACCGACACGGACGGCGATCTGCGTTCCACCTTTGCCGCGGCCCATGAGCCGACCCGGCGCAGCGGCAGCATCCTGCTCGTCCTGCTGGTGGCCGGTGCGATCATCGCCGCGGCGGTCGCCTTTATGACGCTGGGCCGCAGTCAGGCCCAGCCCTACATCCTGGTGCTGCTGGCGTTGCTGGCGATGGTGGGCTTGTTCACGCTGTTCGCCTTCGCCGCCGGAATTGTCACGTTCGCTGACCGTCTCGCCGAAGACCCGATCACGCGCCCGATCGCCGATCATGCCTTCGACGGCCTCGCGGTGACCGATTCGCGCGGTCACATCGTCTATGCCAACACGGCCTATCTGGCGCTCACCGGCGCATCCGGTCCCAATGACGTGCGTCCGGTCGAGCGGGTTTTCATCGGCAATCCGGACGTATCCGAGGCGGTGTTTCGCCTGCTCAAGGCTGCGCGCGAGGGCAAGCGACAGCAGGAGGAGGTCCGGGTTGCGGGCGCGGATAACGCCCATGGCCGCTGGCTGCGCATGCGCGTGCGTCCGCTCGGCGCCGAGAAGCGCCAGTCGAAATTCGCGGTGTGGTCGGTCGCGGACATCACCCGCGACCGCGAGCGGCAGGAAGACGTCTTTCAGGAATTGCAGCACGCGATCGAATATCTCGATCACGCGCCATGCGGCTTTTTCTCCGTCAACGCGGCCGGCGAACTGGTCTACGTCAACGCAACACTGGCGAACTGGCTGGACTACGATCTCGCGGAAATCGGCTCCGGTGGGCTGAAAGTCGCGGACATCATGTCGGGCGACGGGGCCGCGCTCCTGACGTCGATCGTGCCCGAGCCGGGCGAGGTCAAGACCGAGGTGTTCGATCTCGACCTGCGGATCCGCAACGGCAAGACCATGCCGGTGCGGCTCTATCACAAGCTGGCATTCGGCGCGGACGGTGCGCCCGGCGCATCGCGAACTCTGGTCATCAATCGCGCCCGCGACGACCACAGCGATCCGCAACGCGCGGCCGAGGTGCGCTTCATGCGCTTCTTCGACCACACGCCGATGGCGATCGCCACCGTCGACAAGTCGGGCAACGTGGTGCGCGCCAATGCCCGTTTCGCGAAACTGACCCAGTCGCTGTCGCCCGCGAGCAGCGCCAGCAAATCGATCTTCGCAGTAGTCAACGAGCGCGAACGCGGCGAACTGGTCGCGGCGATCACCAGGGCTGCGGACGGGCAGGGCGACATTCCGCCGGTCGAGGCGATGCTGGACAGCACCAGGGAGCGCTGGGGCCAGTTCTTCGTCACGTCCGTCGAACAGAATGCGGGCGATGCGGAAGCTGCCATCGTCTATCTGCTCGAAACCACCGAAAAGCGCACGCTGGAGAACAGCTTCGCGCAGTCGCAGAAGATGCAGGCGGTCGGCCAGCTCGCCGGCGGCATTGCCCACGACTTCAACAATGTGCTCTCCGCCATCATGATGGCGAACGATTTCCTGCTGAACGCGCACAAGCCGACCGATCCGTCGTTCCAGGACATCATGCAGATCAAGCAGAACGCCAACCGCGCGGCGGCGCTGGTGCGGCAACTGCTGGCGTTCTCGCGAAAGCAGACGCTGCGGCCGCAGGTGCTCGACATTGGCGACGTGCTCTCCGACGTCAACGTATTGTTGAAGCGGCTGGTCGGCGAAAAGGTGAAGCCCGAGTTCGTCTATGGCCGCGATCTGTGGCCGGTGAAAGCCGACCTGTCCCAGTTCGAACAGGTCATCGTCAATCTTGCGGTCAACGCACGCGACGCGATGCCCGACGGCGGCAAGCTGACGATCCGCACCGCCAACGTTTCTGCGAAGGACGTCGAGCGCGCCGAGTACAAGGGCATGCCTGCGGCCGACTATGTCTCGATCGAAGTCACCGATACCGGCAGTGGCATTCCGGCTGATATCGTCGACAAGATTTTCGAGCCGTTCTTCTCGACCAAGGAAGTCGGCAAGGGAACGGGACTCGGCCTCTCCACGGTCTATGGCATCGTCAAGCAGACCGGCGGCTTCATCTATGTCGATTCCGTGCCGGATCGCGGCACCACATTCCGGATTTTCCTGCCGCGTCACTATCCCGAAGCGGAAGCGGTTCCGGAAGTCACCGCCGCCAGCGAGGCCGCAGCCCCTGCCGCCGCAAAGCCGAAAGCCCCGGACCTCACCGGCCACGGCACCATCCTGCTGGTCGAGGATGAAGACGGATTGCGTTCGCTCAACGCGCGCGGCCTTCGCTCGCGCGGCTATACGGTGATCGAGGCCGGCAACGGAGTCGAAGCTCTTGAGGCGCTGGAGCGCGAAGAGGGCGCGGTCGATCTCGTGGTTTCCGACGTGGTGATGCCCGAAATGGACGGTCCCACGATGCTGACCGAAATGCGCAAGCGCAATCCGGACCTGCGGATCATCTTCGTTTCCGGTTACGCGGAGGACGCCTTCGAGAAGAGCCTGCCGGAGAATCAGCAGTTCAACTTCCTGCCCAAACCCTTCACGCTGAGCCAGCTCGTCGCGGCGGTGAAGGAAACCATGTCGGCGGGATCGTGA
- a CDS encoding flagellar biosynthetic protein FliO codes for MPQTLWFFIAFVIVLALIGLATWLVRRFGGSALGNSSGRGRMPRLAVIDAAAVDGRRRLVLVRRDNVEHLLMIGGPTDVVVEPNIVRSVPQRDQLQRSPAGTELPPRLAPDAGWSDADTPQIDPFEHREPPAPELPRPARAPYSEDGRRPVPPLPDRHAADSMASFTPEPMIRPQTPARSDAGLRSDPPRAIPRSERAEPTPPRMPRPSDIASKAPPLPPRPPARPPEPSLSSADQNLADMAQRLEAALRRPAGETPETRAPSIGPVERPGAPPVVPEPPARPAPRAATPPAPPPPASTTAFENLEDEMANLLGRPKPPA; via the coding sequence ATGCCGCAAACGCTTTGGTTTTTCATCGCTTTCGTAATTGTTCTGGCGTTGATCGGACTGGCGACATGGCTGGTCCGCCGGTTCGGCGGAAGCGCTCTGGGCAACAGTTCCGGCCGGGGGCGGATGCCCCGGCTCGCCGTGATCGATGCCGCGGCGGTCGATGGCCGTCGCAGGCTGGTGCTGGTTCGGCGCGACAATGTTGAACATCTGTTGATGATCGGCGGCCCCACCGACGTGGTGGTGGAGCCCAACATCGTGCGCAGCGTTCCCCAGCGCGACCAACTTCAGCGCTCGCCAGCCGGAACCGAATTGCCGCCACGGCTGGCACCGGATGCGGGATGGTCCGACGCCGATACACCGCAGATCGACCCGTTTGAGCATCGGGAGCCCCCGGCACCGGAACTACCGCGCCCGGCGCGCGCGCCTTATTCCGAGGACGGACGCCGTCCCGTTCCTCCGCTGCCTGACCGGCACGCCGCCGACTCGATGGCGAGTTTTACGCCGGAGCCGATGATACGGCCGCAGACACCGGCACGGTCTGATGCGGGTCTGCGTTCCGATCCACCGCGCGCCATCCCGCGCAGCGAACGAGCCGAACCGACGCCTCCCCGGATGCCCCGTCCGAGCGACATCGCCTCCAAGGCGCCGCCTCTGCCGCCCCGCCCCCCGGCTCGTCCGCCCGAACCCAGCTTGTCATCGGCGGATCAAAACCTCGCGGATATGGCCCAGCGGCTCGAAGCCGCCCTGCGCCGGCCCGCCGGCGAGACCCCGGAAACGCGCGCACCTTCGATCGGCCCCGTTGAACGCCCCGGCGCGCCCCCCGTCGTTCCCGAACCGCCGGCGCGGCCAGCGCCGCGGGCCGCAACCCCGCCGGCTCCGCCGCCGCCCGCCTCGACCACCGCGTTCGAGAATCTCGAAGACGAGATGGCCAACCTGCTCGGCCGTCCGAAGCCTCCCGCGTGA
- the flhB gene encoding flagellar biosynthesis protein FlhB: MSDEDKESKTQDPTQKRLDDALEKGDVVKSQEVSTWFVIAASTLLLSSFSGSISAGIETPMRNLLMNMHQIRVDGPGLLSLTVQLELMLVGVLGVPLLLLLIAGVGSNLIQHRLVFSTEPLSPKFSKISPAAGFARLFGKQAGANFLKGLFKVIALGTVMVLVLWPERHRLDAMIRFDPMSLLAATKTISVQLMGTVVAMLAVVATLDYLFQYRQWFERQKMSLHEIKEEYKQSEGDPHIKGRIRQIRHARMKKRMMAAVPTASVIITNPTHYAVALKYERGMPAPICVAKGVDLMALKIREIATASNVPIVENVPLARALHASVEIDDEIPVEHYHAVAEVIGYVMRLRRGITGHG, translated from the coding sequence ATGTCCGACGAGGATAAAGAGTCCAAAACACAAGACCCAACGCAAAAACGTCTCGACGACGCGCTGGAGAAGGGCGACGTCGTCAAGAGCCAGGAGGTCAGCACCTGGTTTGTGATCGCGGCTTCAACACTGCTGCTGTCGTCGTTCTCAGGATCGATCAGCGCCGGCATCGAGACGCCGATGCGCAACCTGCTGATGAATATGCATCAGATTCGCGTCGACGGACCGGGCCTGCTGTCGCTGACGGTGCAGCTTGAACTGATGCTGGTCGGGGTTCTCGGCGTTCCGCTGCTGCTGCTGCTGATCGCCGGCGTCGGCAGCAACCTGATCCAGCACCGGCTGGTGTTTTCGACCGAGCCCTTAAGCCCGAAATTCAGCAAGATTTCCCCCGCGGCCGGCTTCGCGCGGCTGTTCGGCAAGCAGGCGGGCGCAAACTTCCTGAAAGGACTGTTCAAGGTGATCGCGCTCGGCACCGTCATGGTGCTGGTGCTGTGGCCCGAACGGCATCGTCTGGATGCGATGATCCGGTTCGATCCGATGTCGCTGCTGGCGGCGACCAAGACGATCTCGGTGCAATTGATGGGGACGGTGGTCGCGATGCTGGCCGTGGTTGCCACGCTCGATTACCTGTTCCAGTACCGGCAGTGGTTCGAGCGGCAGAAGATGTCGCTTCACGAGATCAAGGAGGAATACAAGCAGTCCGAAGGCGATCCACATATCAAGGGCCGCATCCGGCAGATCCGGCACGCGCGCATGAAGAAGCGCATGATGGCGGCGGTTCCCACCGCCTCGGTCATCATCACCAACCCGACTCACTATGCGGTCGCACTGAAATATGAGCGCGGCATGCCCGCGCCGATCTGCGTCGCCAAGGGCGTGGATCTGATGGCGCTCAAGATCAGGGAAATCGCGACCGCGAGTAACGTGCCCATCGTCGAGAATGTTCCGCTGGCCCGCGCCCTGCACGCGAGCGTCGAGATCGACGACGAAATTCCGGTGGAGCACTATCATGCGGTCGCCGAGGTGATCGGTTACGTCATGCGCCTGCGGCGCGGGATTACGGGCCATGGCTGA
- the flgC gene encoding flagellar basal body rod protein FlgC: MSDGNDFLRSMSIATSGLRAQAGRMRVISENIANADSTAKTAGGDPYRRKVPTFSSELDRTLDARVVSLGKIKPDNSDFRVKHDPGNPVADANGNVKYPNVNSLVEMTDMREAQRSYEANLNIISATRRMIQRTLDILKA, encoded by the coding sequence ATGAGTGACGGCAACGATTTTCTCCGTTCGATGAGCATCGCAACGTCCGGCCTGCGCGCGCAGGCAGGCCGGATGCGGGTGATTTCGGAAAACATCGCCAACGCGGATTCCACGGCGAAGACCGCGGGCGGAGATCCCTATCGCCGCAAGGTGCCGACGTTTTCCTCGGAACTGGATCGCACCCTCGATGCGCGGGTGGTGAGCCTCGGCAAGATCAAGCCGGACAATTCGGATTTCCGCGTCAAGCACGACCCGGGCAATCCGGTGGCCGACGCCAACGGCAACGTCAAATATCCCAACGTGAATTCGCTGGTCGAAATGACCGACATGCGCGAGGCGCAGCGGTCCTACGAAGCCAACCTCAACATCATTTCCGCCACGCGCCGCATGATCCAGCGCACCCTCGACATTCTCAAGGCCTGA
- the fliQ gene encoding flagellar biosynthesis protein FliQ: MTGAEVLDVSRDAIWTIVKVSSPLLVVGLVVGVVISLIQALTQIQEQTLVFVPKILAIFVTLVLALPYMADALNSQMLRISSRIIGG; the protein is encoded by the coding sequence ATGACTGGTGCTGAAGTTCTCGACGTCTCGCGCGATGCGATCTGGACCATCGTCAAGGTGTCGTCGCCGCTGCTCGTGGTCGGCCTGGTGGTCGGCGTCGTGATCTCGCTGATTCAGGCGCTCACGCAGATCCAGGAGCAGACGCTGGTATTCGTGCCGAAAATCCTCGCGATTTTCGTCACGCTGGTGCTTGCGCTGCCTTATATGGCTGATGCGCTGAACAGCCAGATGCTGCGGATCTCGTCGCGAATCATCGGCGGCTAG
- the fliE gene encoding flagellar hook-basal body complex protein FliE, with protein sequence MASPTVAANAYASLAKIMESAGGGAGLGKPGDANGPSFGEVLKETLGSVMDAGRKSDAQTVAMAQGKANVMDVVTAVAETDVAVSTLVSVRDRVIQSYEDIMRMPI encoded by the coding sequence ATGGCTTCGCCGACTGTCGCCGCCAACGCCTATGCAAGCCTTGCGAAAATCATGGAATCCGCGGGAGGTGGAGCCGGACTTGGAAAGCCGGGAGACGCAAATGGACCGTCTTTCGGCGAGGTGCTCAAGGAGACACTGGGCAGCGTGATGGACGCGGGCCGCAAGTCCGACGCGCAGACCGTCGCGATGGCGCAGGGCAAGGCCAACGTCATGGACGTTGTCACTGCCGTGGCCGAGACCGACGTCGCGGTCTCGACGCTGGTGTCGGTGCGCGATCGCGTGATCCAGTCCTACGAAGACATCATGCGGATGCCGATCTGA
- a CDS encoding cupin domain-containing protein, producing the protein MKITPSGSVPTKRAPASYFTGTVYQDPVIEAPAPARITATRVTFEPGARTAWHTHPLGQTLYVLTGCGRVQTEGGPVREIRAGDVVWIPPGEKHWHGAAPTTMMVHLAMQEAENGSAATWLEYVTDAQYAVPVSAG; encoded by the coding sequence ATGAAAATCACGCCGTCCGGCTCGGTGCCGACCAAGCGCGCGCCCGCAAGCTATTTCACCGGCACGGTGTATCAGGACCCGGTGATCGAAGCGCCGGCGCCCGCGCGGATCACTGCGACGCGCGTGACCTTCGAACCCGGCGCGCGCACGGCGTGGCACACCCATCCGCTCGGCCAGACGCTCTATGTGCTGACGGGCTGCGGCCGCGTCCAGACCGAGGGCGGGCCGGTGCGCGAGATCCGCGCCGGCGACGTGGTGTGGATTCCGCCCGGCGAGAAGCACTGGCACGGCGCGGCACCCACGACGATGATGGTTCATCTGGCGATGCAGGAGGCCGAGAACGGCAGCGCCGCGACCTGGCTCGAATACGTCACCGACGCGCAATACGCGGTGCCGGTCAGCGCCGGATAA
- a CDS encoding TIM44-like domain-containing protein, translating into MIFPKRLSAIVKTLAVVTAVAMPLAIAVSSSVDARPSSGGSRGTRTFSAPPTTRTAPNAAQPIERSMTQPGTKAPAAAPAGGGFFNRPGMGMLGGLAAGFLGAGLLGMLFGGGLFSGLGSLSSIFGLIIQLGLIYLVVRFAMSWWQRRNASANAPAYANASAVPGPTPSQDQGPLANARSGFGFGLGGGSNDAPLEIKPDDYDAFERLLGEVNTAWSNQDIAKLHTLATPEMVSYFTEDLNANKERGVVNTVSGVKLLQGDLAEAWREGPTDYATVALRYALVDKTVEQATGKIVEGSDTPTEVTDVWTFTRRPGSGWELSAIQYA; encoded by the coding sequence ATGATTTTTCCAAAGCGCCTGAGCGCGATCGTCAAGACGCTGGCCGTCGTCACGGCGGTGGCGATGCCGCTGGCGATTGCTGTCTCGTCATCCGTGGACGCTCGGCCGAGCAGCGGCGGTAGCCGCGGCACGCGCACATTCTCCGCGCCGCCGACCACACGGACCGCGCCGAATGCGGCGCAGCCGATCGAGCGCTCCATGACCCAGCCCGGGACGAAAGCGCCTGCCGCGGCTCCTGCAGGCGGTGGCTTCTTCAACCGTCCCGGCATGGGCATGCTCGGTGGTCTGGCCGCCGGCTTCCTCGGCGCCGGCCTGCTCGGCATGCTGTTCGGCGGAGGTTTGTTCAGCGGTCTTGGCAGCCTGTCGTCGATCTTCGGTCTGATCATCCAGCTCGGCTTGATCTATCTGGTGGTGCGGTTTGCCATGTCGTGGTGGCAGCGCCGCAATGCGTCGGCTAACGCACCGGCCTATGCCAACGCTTCGGCGGTTCCCGGCCCGACGCCTTCACAGGATCAGGGCCCGCTCGCCAATGCGCGCTCGGGCTTTGGCTTCGGTCTGGGTGGTGGCTCGAACGACGCACCGCTCGAAATCAAGCCGGACGACTACGATGCGTTCGAGCGCTTGCTCGGCGAGGTCAACACGGCGTGGTCCAACCAGGACATCGCCAAGCTCCACACGCTGGCGACGCCCGAGATGGTGTCCTACTTCACCGAAGACCTGAACGCGAACAAGGAGCGCGGCGTGGTCAACACCGTATCCGGCGTCAAGTTGTTGCAGGGCGATCTTGCCGAAGCCTGGCGCGAAGGTCCGACCGACTATGCGACAGTGGCGCTGCGTTATGCGCTGGTCGACAAGACGGTCGAGCAGGCCACCGGCAAGATCGTCGAAGGCAGCGACACACCGACCGAGGTCACCGACGTCTGGACATTCACCCGGCGTCCCGGCAGCGGATGGGAACTCTCGGCCATCCAGTACGCCTGA
- a CDS encoding lectin, which yields MIRVSIIAVSLCCLAAAPVVAQQANMTFFISSTPIGNGGNLGGLAGADNQCQTLAQAAGAGAKTWRAYLSTQAADGKPAINARDRIGKGPWTNAKGVVVAKDVADLHGANALTKQSALNEKGEVVNGRGDQPNRHDILTGSQPDGTAFAAGDDKTCRNWTSSTQGSAVVGHSDRLGLRDDEPSKSWNSSHGSRGPDGGCSQADLRSTGGDGLLYCFASN from the coding sequence ATGATCCGGGTTTCGATAATTGCCGTATCGCTTTGTTGCCTCGCAGCCGCTCCCGTTGTCGCCCAGCAGGCCAACATGACGTTCTTCATCTCCAGTACGCCGATCGGCAACGGCGGAAATCTGGGCGGTCTGGCCGGCGCCGACAACCAGTGCCAGACGCTGGCGCAAGCCGCGGGCGCAGGGGCGAAGACATGGCGCGCGTATCTTTCGACGCAGGCCGCCGACGGCAAGCCCGCGATCAATGCGCGCGACCGAATCGGCAAGGGGCCTTGGACCAACGCCAAGGGCGTCGTGGTCGCGAAGGACGTCGCCGACCTTCACGGCGCCAACGCGCTGACCAAGCAGTCGGCGCTCAACGAGAAGGGCGAGGTCGTCAATGGCCGCGGCGACCAGCCGAACCGTCATGACATTCTGACCGGCTCGCAGCCGGACGGCACCGCTTTTGCCGCCGGTGACGACAAGACCTGCAGGAACTGGACGAGCAGCACGCAAGGGTCCGCGGTGGTCGGTCACTCCGACCGGCTCGGGCTGCGCGATGACGAGCCGTCGAAATCCTGGAATTCCTCGCATGGTTCGCGCGGGCCGGACGGCGGCTGCTCGCAGGCCGATCTGCGCAGCACCGGCGGCGACGGCCTGCTGTACTGTTTTGCATCGAACTGA
- a CDS encoding glutathione S-transferase: protein MRYELYYWPTIQGRGEYVRLALEDAGADYADVARRGSGESKMMAMMDAAKGTPPFAPPFLKAGKLVIGQTANILLYLGPRHGLAPKAEAQRLWVHQLQLTIADFVVEIHDTHHPLGPTLYYEDQRPAAKKRTSEFWSERVPKFLGYFERLIDGSSGPHLNGRRICYADLSLFQIVEGLRYAFPNNMKRFERNVPRVIELRDRVAARPNVKAYLASERRIPFNEDGIFRHYKALDA from the coding sequence ATGCGCTACGAACTTTATTACTGGCCGACCATTCAGGGCCGGGGCGAATACGTCCGCCTGGCGCTGGAAGATGCGGGGGCGGACTATGCCGATGTCGCCCGGCGCGGCAGCGGCGAGAGCAAGATGATGGCGATGATGGACGCCGCCAAAGGCACGCCGCCCTTCGCACCTCCGTTTCTGAAGGCCGGCAAGCTGGTGATCGGGCAGACCGCGAACATCCTGCTCTATCTCGGGCCGCGCCACGGCCTCGCGCCGAAGGCGGAAGCACAACGGCTGTGGGTGCATCAGCTTCAACTGACTATTGCCGATTTCGTGGTCGAGATTCACGACACCCATCATCCGCTCGGGCCGACGCTCTATTACGAAGACCAGCGCCCCGCCGCGAAGAAGCGCACATCCGAATTCTGGAGCGAGCGCGTGCCGAAATTCCTCGGCTATTTCGAGCGCCTGATCGACGGCAGCAGCGGACCTCATCTCAACGGCCGCAGGATTTGCTACGCCGATCTGTCGCTGTTCCAGATCGTCGAGGGATTGCGCTACGCGTTCCCGAACAACATGAAGCGCTTCGAGCGCAACGTGCCTCGCGTGATCGAATTGCGAGACCGTGTCGCGGCGCGGCCCAACGTCAAGGCGTATCTTGCCAGCGAGCGTCGGATCCCGTTCAACGAGGACGGCATCTTCCGGCACTACAAGGCGCTGGACGCCTAA
- the fliR gene encoding flagellar biosynthetic protein FliR produces MRVDISLLPALAATFMLVFARIGAMVMLLPGFGEANIPVRVRLAIALALTLIILPLHRNDYQVSMTSIAPLLVLMIHEIIIGVVLGATARVTLSALAVAGSVIAQQLGLGFVTTIDPTQGQQGALIGNFLTMLGLALLFATDMHHLVIAALNESYKAFSPGELMSSGDVAALATRAFSTAFKIGVQLSAPFIVFGLVFNLGLGVLARLMPQMQVYFVGVPLSILGGFLILALVIATMMGTYLDYFGGVMHQLAPRS; encoded by the coding sequence ATGCGTGTCGATATCTCGCTGCTCCCGGCGCTGGCCGCGACGTTCATGCTGGTATTTGCCCGCATTGGTGCGATGGTGATGCTGCTCCCCGGATTCGGCGAAGCCAATATCCCGGTCCGGGTCCGGCTTGCGATCGCGCTGGCGCTGACGCTCATCATCCTGCCGCTGCACCGCAACGACTATCAGGTCAGCATGACGTCGATTGCGCCGCTGCTGGTTCTGATGATTCACGAGATCATCATAGGCGTGGTGCTCGGCGCCACCGCCCGCGTGACGCTCTCGGCGCTGGCAGTCGCGGGATCGGTGATCGCCCAGCAACTCGGCCTGGGTTTCGTCACAACGATCGACCCCACGCAGGGTCAGCAAGGCGCGCTGATCGGCAACTTTCTGACCATGCTCGGGCTGGCGCTGCTGTTCGCTACCGACATGCATCATCTGGTGATCGCGGCGCTGAACGAGAGTTATAAGGCCTTCTCGCCGGGTGAACTGATGTCGAGTGGCGACGTCGCGGCGCTGGCAACCCGCGCATTCAGCACCGCGTTCAAGATCGGCGTCCAGCTGTCTGCGCCGTTCATCGTGTTCGGTCTGGTGTTCAACCTGGGACTCGGCGTGCTGGCACGGCTGATGCCGCAGATGCAGGTTTATTTCGTTGGCGTGCCGCTCTCGATCCTCGGCGGCTTCCTGATTCTCGCCCTCGTCATCGCCACCATGATGGGCACCTATCTCGACTACTTCGGCGGTGTCATGCACCAGCTCGCACCACGGAGCTGA
- the flgB gene encoding flagellar basal body rod protein FlgB — protein MAITDLPMLSALRTKMQWHQERQRVLAENISHSDTPNFKPRDLVEPKFDTSGNRPVTGAMPSLAMMRTSTGHIQGAGVSETFNSSNRGGYETRPAGNAVNLEDEMLKVSANQMDYAAATSLYSRSLGLLKTAIGKR, from the coding sequence ATGGCGATCACTGATCTTCCTATGTTGTCCGCGCTTCGCACCAAGATGCAGTGGCATCAGGAGCGCCAGCGCGTTCTTGCGGAGAACATTTCGCATTCGGACACTCCGAACTTCAAACCGCGTGATCTGGTGGAACCCAAGTTTGATACCAGCGGGAACCGGCCGGTCACCGGCGCCATGCCGTCTCTCGCAATGATGCGCACCAGCACCGGGCATATCCAGGGGGCCGGCGTCAGCGAAACCTTCAACTCAAGCAATCGTGGCGGCTACGAGACGCGACCAGCGGGCAATGCGGTCAATCTCGAGGATGAGATGCTGAAAGTATCGGCCAACCAGATGGACTACGCGGCGGCGACCTCGCTCTACAGTCGGAGCCTTGGGCTGCTGAAAACCGCGATCGGGAAGCGCTGA
- a CDS encoding HigA family addiction module antitoxin, translating into MTKNLPPMHPGEVLREEFLIPLGMSAGKLAKACGLPRTRIERLVNEQTGITADTALRLGRALKTTADFWMNLQNRCDIRVAAREIGPELKKIKPVIEEDEAA; encoded by the coding sequence ACAAAAAACCTGCCGCCGATGCATCCGGGCGAGGTTCTTCGTGAGGAATTCCTGATTCCGCTCGGCATGTCCGCGGGTAAACTCGCGAAGGCCTGCGGCCTGCCCCGCACACGCATCGAGCGGCTCGTCAACGAGCAGACCGGCATTACCGCCGATACGGCCTTGCGGCTGGGTCGCGCATTGAAAACCACCGCCGACTTCTGGATGAATCTTCAGAATCGCTGTGACATACGGGTAGCCGCGCGCGAGATCGGACCGGAACTCAAAAAGATCAAGCCTGTGATCGAAGAAGATGAAGCAGCCTGA